The sequence below is a genomic window from Callithrix jacchus isolate 240 chromosome 16, calJac240_pri, whole genome shotgun sequence.
TTGTATGTAAAATTCTAGTCTGAAGATTGCTCTGTTTACCATATCTACATACTTTAATTGTAATAACTAAAAATCAGGGCCTAAATAgtcctttttggttttgtttattttataaaaaatcttTTGGTATATTACCTGAAATTACACCAGGAAGATATACTCCCTGTGACTGAAAAACAgtcttttgttttatatgttcagTAAGGACTGAATACAGTTACAAGCCATCTTGGATTATACCAGTTCTAGTTCTTAAAATGATAGTATAAATTAGGGAATGTTTTTTACTAGTTAAAACTAAAgatttttcacttaattttttacGTTAGCATTTAGTTCATAACACATTTTTCTTCACAAATGTCTTCTTCAGATGACAAATCCTGCGATACAGAATGATTTCAGCTATTACAGAAGAACATTGAGCCGTATGAGGATTAACAATGTACCGGTAAGTTAATGCTTTGAATTAGGGGGATGATGAGAATAACACTTAACGCTCATtctgttcattttattcttttatttgttcgTTCAGAGAGTGTTAAAGCTAGCAGTAAAGTTAGTAATTACGGGCAGCCACAGCGGTAAGAGGAAAGAGCAAACTGTAACAAACCATATGGTGTTTACCTGTTTTTCTTCACAGTCTCTTCAATTCCCACAACTACTTCAACAAAATTGCTTTTCTGTATGACATTAATACTGATAAAATTTCTCGGTGTATGCTTTTTAACTGTACAGAAATTTTGTGAATTCATGGTTAGGAGTTTTTTGTCTCCATATTCTTAGAATGGAAGAGTCTCGTAGAGAAATTGATGTGGGTTAATTTCTTGGAGAGAAATCTTGAACCCAAGTCAGTTTTTCTCCAAGAAATTAATGGTTAATGCTGACAAGAGGGGATATTGAGGGCATGGCCTATCAGCACACCTGTGCCTGCCGTGGCTGTTTGAGAAAATGGCTTGTGTCTGCTCCTTGGCTAGTACAGcatctcttctggcttctatAGGTCTGGTAGCTTCTTACCATCCTCCTCTTAAGGTGTTTAGTACTTTTCTACCTCCAAGGAACTAAATACCTTAAGTAAAACCAGCgcggaagaaaatattaaattgttCTCTATGTGTTCCGAGAACCTTCATGGTGATAAATGGcctgaaaattttcaaacatcaACCCTTGTTTCAAGTAGATAGTTTAATAGAGAAATACTGTAACTGTGTAAGAAGTGACAAGTGTcataagagatttaaaaatacatatatcaaagacaatcatttattttcttttatcttgaaaaaatattttaggaggTGCTTGCACTAAGGCACTGAGTTGGAGGAAAAGATTCCTCTTCATGAAACATCTGTTATTTGCATCAATTTGATTTTGCATAGACCAGTTCCTGGTGTGAGACTGACCTTAACATCTGTCTTTTTCATACCCACCatgtaaaataagataaaagcaaaacagcCAATCCTATACTCTGGCTATCCTTGCCATCACTTAAGGCCAAAGACATTAGTCATCTTAGTTCTCCCTTTATAGGGTATTTAGTTCTACCCTCAATAATTAGGTAAAAGCCTAATCAGGTAAAAGCCACTTGTTTTCAACTGAAATGTCTCTGAAATGTCTTCTCCATCCTTCTTTTCATCTCCCCCTCCTGCTATTCCAATAGAGAGCCTAATTCTCACTCTTTCTGGCAGTCATTCTACACAGCATAACTCACTTTCTGACCTATAGGTCTTTTTCCATTTCGGTACAGTCCACCCACTATCATCAGTTAATTTTCTTGAGGAAATCGGCTTAGTTGTCATTCCTTCTATCAGATACTCTAAATGGCTCCCCATTctacacagaataaaaataagaacttaaGCTAGCATTTAAAGCACTCGGCAGTCTGACCCCAGCCTGTATTTTGCATTGATTGCTGCCCCTTATTATGCTACTGAATGTGCTGAATTACTCTCTAGGGAGTCATTTGAAAACATGCTCTTTCCCCTGCCAGATTGGAATACCTTGTTTACTTGCCCAGTATCCCCTGCAGAAGCCTCACTCTTCTTCTATGAGTCCTCCTTAGTTTCTTCTAGTCCAACTTAACGTTCCTCCGACTCCCTTTTTCTGTCATCACCTGTTAGAATCTTACCGTGGATGTTGTTGTATGAGTACTTACGGTTCATAATGGAGGACAGGGTACACGTTTATAATCACTTTTCTGTCCTCCATAACATTTAGAATCCCTTGTATATAGTAGACAGttcattaaagttttatttaattccttaatgtcatttaaaatatttttgaagaggttaatctttttttttattaaaaagtgctTCAGATCATTtatagtcattttttttaaagagtatttcAGTATTATGTATACATGAGGGTCGAAAATGTAATTGAGGCAGGCACCCTGTCGGTTcttttatcattgttattatatGTAATAATTTGTGAACTAACATCAGGTGCTTTTACTTTCCCTACAGGCAGAAGGAGAAAACGAAGTAAATAATGAATTGGCAAATCGAATGTCTTTGTTTTATGCAGAGGCAACTCCAATGCTGAAAACGTTGAGTGATGCCACAACAAAATTTGTATCAGAGGTAAGCATTGCCTAGGCAGGTATTCTTTGTGTTGTCACCCATCCCCCTGTTGCAGACGTGAACTCAGCAAGCCCAAGACGTTAAATACCATCTTGAAGCCAACAGACTCCCACATGTATGTGTTGAGTCCTGACTTTTTTCCGAGGCCCACGTGTGCACACCTGTCCACCTATTTGCAGTGTCTCTGGAGGGATGGTCAACTTCTTTCTCAGTGATAGCTGATAGCACGGCCAAACCAAACTCGGTTGCCTTTTGCAACCCtgccctttcttttattttttttctctttcaatagtACCAGTGCAGGCGAAAACCTACAAGTTATGTCATCTTCAATTCCTCCATACATGTATTCCATCAAACAATCCTGTTGGCTTTCCCTCCAAAATATTAATACATCATGAATCTGAAAACTTACTATTTTCTTGCTACCAGCCTCATCAGACTTCTCTTCTGGATTACTGCCCTCATGTCCTGACCATTCTTATTTCTTCCACTCTTGCCCCAATATAGTCCTTTCTCCATAGAGCAGCCAAGTAATCTTAAAACAAACCGTTTTCCCTCCGTCCTCCACATAAAATGTTCCCAGTGACTTCCTAGTACTCTTAGGATAAAATCCAACTATTGCATAGCCTAAAAAACTCTACACCTTTGACCCCTGTCTACATTGTTGGAGTTGTTCTTACACAGCTAGAATGCAAGAGCCTTTCAGAAGAGTACTGTCCTCGCTGTCTTGCTCATAGCTGTATCTCCAGTGCTTGGAACAGGTGCTTAGGGTCTAGTGCATTATTTAGGAAATTAGAAGTAGGAACCAGGTTTTAAAGTTGCTAAGTTTTCGTATTATGCTAAGTAATAACTGTTTTTTTGAATTATGCTTAAGTAATAACTGTTtgttacttttacattttttgttcttCATGTACTTCTACAGAATAAAAATTTACCAATAGAAAATACCACAGATTGTTTAAGCACCATGGCTAGTGTATGCAGAGTCATGCTGGAAACACCGTGAGTATCAGCTGAACTTTTTCACTCTAACAGTGCTGTTGAGATGACTGATATTTCAGAACATGTTCATATATGAACATGTTTTATCTGGAAGGTGGAAAGTAAGTATATTCCAAATATTGAATATTAATGTATgaacaaacttaaaaataatttggccaCTTAATGTAACTTCTGGTTAAGTATAAAATAGAGTTGGTCTTCAGGTACCTCAGACCAGTCAGACTGACTTAAACTCTTAGTTCTCTTCTCAGACAGAAATGTAGTGGCTTTTTTGTGGCTGGGATGTAGGAGAAGACCTTTAAAGCTCCTTGGTTATACTTACCCATAAACATTCTTTTTCCATATTTAGAGAATAATCTTACTCTTTtgccaaagggctggaattattcttctgtttttctctcaatTATTAGTTGTCACTCTTTCTTTTTCAACACAAACCTGaattctcctctttttctctctcctctctgaagCATTTATGATGTATGACACAGTGTGTCCTGGCTGGATTTTTTCCTGTTAGCAGGCAGAAAGATTCCCTCCTGGATTCTAGaataaatacagtcatgtgctgcataatGACGTTTTGGTCAATGAAGGACCACATAAACCATGATCCAAAGCACTATACGGTACATCGTCTCATTGGAAAGCCTTAGGAAACAGGAAGGCAGCTATCCTCATAATCCTCTTCCTCCCCCGCCCCCAGTTTCAGGGAGTGAGGTCCTGGCAAATGAAGGGACACACAGTCCACATGCTTGGATGTCTCTATCCTGGTTCTGTACTCTTTCTGCTCTGATACACTACTGCCTTCTATATGTagataaaagtttaattttctttttctcaaatgaGAGAAGAATGTGATTGAGTTTTAGTAAAATCGAAATCCAGTAATACTAAAAATGTGTTTAGATTAAGTTAGCCCCTAAATAGCAAACCTGCTTGCTCTATTaagctagtgatttttttttttttttcaaaagtagtAACAGCCTTTACATAGCACCCATTCCCAACCTTTTACTTAGGGACTACTTTGACTTCTCTAAAATTGTTGCTATTAGTCAAGCAGCAGAGTAACACACTAATGTTGGTGCAAATATTATAGAAACCAGAATACATGGGTGGTGACTGTTCCACTCACCACCTTCTCATCTCTCTAGGGATCTCACTGTGGAGTAAGGGGTATAACATTAGTATCCCTTTTTAGAGACCAAAGGGGCAATCAGCATCAGCTGAAAGTTGCATCGGCTCATTAAAGAATTTTGTATCTCTTTCAGGGGGTTGATGtggaaaggaaaacagacataAGATTTGAAGGTATCAGTGTAGCTACTTGTGAACTTACTGCATTAAACTAATTGatagaaatttgaataaaatattttagaagaggttttttttggtttgtttttttaaagaatttcgtAATGCACTTCTTCCATGCATATCTTATCTACCCTTCAGGGAATACAGAAGCAGATTTACAAATGAAGAGACAGTGTCATTCTGCTTGAGGGTAATGGTGGGCGTCATAATACTCTATGACCACGTACATCCAGTGGGAGCATTTGCTAAAACTTCCAAAATTGATGTaagttatttattgttttatataaatcATTTCAAACAAGTTTCTCCATGAAAACCATAGGCCTTTAGAAGAGCCAGCAAGCTGAACTGTCATAAAACTCAGATTTATAGTTTGAGAAGTGGTGGCTTTCTTCTCCTCTGTCCTCGTGCTATATTTTCTGTGGCCTGTGTTCAGGTGGAGTAGAATGATTGAAGGATGTGACTGCATTGTCTGTTGAGTACCTTCTGGAAGGCTCCTACTACATATTTggcaatataaatacataattagaTATAAGTTTGAATCATGGCCTTTAATTCCTTTGGCCAAAGGCCATTTcagataaaaatgtttatttcaaaatgcatataaaaagtCAGTAGTGCTGCCGGGCATGCTGGCTCGTGCCTGTAGCCaaagcactttggcaggctgacgtgggaggatcagttgagcccaggagtctaaaaccagcctgggcagcatagtgagaccccccatttctacaaaaaaagagaaaaaattaggcaggtgtggtagcacacagtAGTAGTTACAGctatgttgggaggctgaagtggaaggatcccttgagcccttgagcctgcagtgagccacgatcacaccgctgcattcagtctgggtgatggagagagaccctgtcttaaaatttaaaagacagccAGTAGTGGTGCTCCAGTGGAAAAAGATGAAAACTTTACATATTTTCCCTCCCCTACCCAGTCATAATAATTTATGAATGTAGTTGGGTTTctacttttcttctctctgtaaaAGTTTGTATtagaaatagttttctttttttttttttgagacggagtttcgctgttgttacccagactggagtgcaatggcacgatctcggctcaccgcaacctccgcctcctgggttcaagcaattctcctgcctcagcctcccgagtaggtgggactacaggcgtgcaccaccatgcccagctaatttttgtatttttaatagagacggggtttcaccttgttcaccaggatggtctcgatctcttgacctcgtgagccactgcTAATTTGtctactttgtattttctttccccaTCCTCTCATGTCTAGTTCATTAATGTTTGATGAGAATTGTCTTCTTGTTTCCCTTTCATATCTTAGCATTTTGGATCTCGATTACTGATTGCTAGCCACACTTTCTATGTAAAGAGAAATTAGTTAATATTTACTGTATGGTTGCCATGGCCCaggaatttacattttttctctcttctgactCTGAAAATACTCTTAGGATGTTAAGTGTCATCTCCCCTTTACTGACAGGGCAACTAAAGTTTAGGAGATTCAGTAATAGAATTGCTTTGCtggtaggctgggcgcggtggctcatgccggtaatcccagcattttgggaagctgaggtgggcggatcacctgaggtcaggaattcaagaccagtctgtccaacatggtgaaacttcatgtctactaaaaaaaactacaaaaattagctgggtgtggtggcacaggtctatagtcccagctacttgggaggctgaggtgagagaatcgcttgaacccaggagacagaggttacagtgaaccgagatcatgccattgcactccagcctggacgacagagcgagactccttctcaaagaaaaaaattgcgaGAGAATGGTAGAACCCACATCTCTCTGGCTTCTAAAGCCTGTGCTTCTGCTATACCATGCTTTTTCACAGTAACCAGGCTAATACATCTTAAATACCATCGTCATCAGGtcattaccttttaaaataacctATAAGAGGCCCCTGCTGCCAGGCCTAACAGTTCCATATGACTCATCCTGGCTTTCAACTTCTCTGTACCTCCAGTTCCAGCCCTGAAAAATTCCTGTCTGTCCTCTGTGTGATACTTTATGCCATGGGGTTTTTCTGCCTGCAGGCTCCTCTTTTCCGTACTAGCATATTCATTCTGTCCTTTAAATTGCCACTCAGCACCTTCTGTAGGAAGTCTTCCCTTAGCAAACCCCTGGTTTTTCATTGCATGTGTGGTACTTTCAGTTTGGCTAATTTTGTTCTGAAAAAGTTTGTTTCACTAAGAGAATAGTAACAGTTACGttggtgtttttctgttctaaGAATAATTAATTTGACACAGTATGTAATCTCTTGGGTTCCATAGTTGTGGTCttgatttattttactattttgaaaaggaatgttacatgaaaaaaatggCTGTTtgaccttttctgttttcttccttagaTGAAAGGTTGTATCAAAGTTCTTAAGGACCAACCTCCTAATAGTGTAGAAGGTCTTCTAAATGCTCTcaggtgtgtatatgtatgtgtacctATGTATAGAAAAAATCTGTAAGGAAAATGTTTGGTTTATGTTTATGTAAAGAAAATGCATTAAGTACGATTAggacataaaaacaaatgatCAAGCTAGAAATAAGAAGATCTTATTTTGCTTATTGGTCATCTTGCTTCCAAATACTGGTTCCTGTATCTTACAATGaggaatgtgtgtgtatacatgacAATACCAGCTTCATTTTCTGGTTGAAGATTTTGGCTTTTACTTGTTGCTTCTCTTGAAACAAggattgcttgtttttttaataaaagtaatatatgctaattataaatgCAATTCAGAAGacataaaatataagtaaaaagaaataatgtaatttCACCATTTTGAGATAAACCACTATCAGCAGATAGCCTTCAAGTTGTTTCTTTACACATGTAGCTAATAATAGCTCTATGTAGCAGTCATGTTTTTACAAATTGATACCGTACAAAGTGTCTTGTAACTGGCTCTTTCCTCTTAATGTAATTACATTTGTGTTCAGACTTGTGttctattatttttgtgtatttcttgtaataaaaattaaacagccATTACTTTATGTCTTTTCATAGCTTAGTTTTACTTAATTTAGTTACTAAAGCTTCTTTAAATGCTAGAACTTTATTtgtttagaggcagagtctcactctgtcacccaggctagagtaaagtggcacaatcttcactAATTGTAACttccgtctcccagattcaagtgattctcctgcctcagcctcccaagtagctgggattacaggcgtgtgcctgtattttgtatttttagtaaagatggcatttcaccatgttggccaggctggtctcaaactcctgacctcaagtgatccacccaccttggcctcccaaagtgctggcattacaggtgtgagcctctgtgcccagctactagaacatttttaaatgaaaatctcAGTTCTTCATAACTACATGACTACAGAGATTTTTTGACTACAGAGATTCAAATGGTAGTATTCATATGACATAAAAGATGATGTCCCGTTACTTGATTATTTTGggtttaaacacaaaaattatatgaACACAGAAGTATTTAATGACATTTACTTCATAAAATGTAGGCTGTATCATTTCAGCTACGTGGAACTGTCAAATGActtaggaaaaaattttaaaaataggttttaaaagGTTATGAGAAGTGTTGTCTAAGCAGTTACTGCCTGAGTAAAGGGGATCTGTGACCCATCAGCAAGATTAAGGAGCATAATAAAAAATTCTTATCATGTCAAACTGTTTAAACCACAAGCctattttttataattctgtattCTTGGGGTTTTTACAATGCATACTTCAGCGGTTTTACCAATATTTAATGATACCCAGTCTTTCTTCCTTGGTTTCTTTCTGAATATTCCCTGTGTCTTAGCCTGATTTTTCTCTCAAGCCTCTGTCTTTCTGATTGGTCAGGCTGTTTGAAGCCAGCAAGCAGCaggaaatcttttttaaaaacttagaggTAATTGAGGTCTAGGAGGTTTTaggattctttcttcagcttaaAGGGAGTATGCCTAACACAGaatctgcttttttctttaagcatagttctgtttccttttccttggAGTGAAAGCAGAAGAGGGCTGTGATGGCGAGTGAAAGATGGTCCCACACAGTAATCTGTGTtcgagggagaggggagggaaggaaagtgcCACAGAGGCAGAGTCACCTGTCCGTTAGgaacattttctttcctaataTAATAGATAATGGAAACTAGTCTGACTTGGGGCACTTTCCTTTTAAACACCCGAGCTGATGTAGGTAATGCTGATACTTTGAAAAACAGTGCTTAAAGTAAAGCCATCTAGCCTTTAGTATGTTTTACCGAGAGCAAATGTTTAGAAAGCATTTTGTAACCCCAAAGTACTACACAAGTGTTACACACCTCCACAGAATAGAACTTACCTTTTGGAGAATTAATGACCAAAAGACTTTAAATGAGAGAATAATTGcgtatgtatttatatgtttgttttgaaTGGTTTTCTGTAGTAATTATTCAGATAGAATTTTATGTGCTACTAAGAGAAAGCATCAAGCCATatgtccattttacaggtggaaaAATGGAACCAAATACATTTAATcataagagggaaagaaagaggtagAGCTGGGTGTTCAGGTTCACTAGtagataattttcttctttgttaaatttaagaGTAAaggtaaaaattgtttttctttggtaGAAAAGTCATGCACTTggaaaaaaacttttgtttttgtgcACAAAGGAAAATAATGCCATATatcttcctgttttgttttcatatatattagaTATTGGCCTTTTCTTGATAAATGAGTCTGGTGATGCACTGTGCTCTGCATGGGCTTTGTGCAACGAAGGAAGCTAAGATCACATCCCACAGAAGGAGCAAGAACTTGCGTCCTGGGTAGAGAGGAAAACACTTAGCATTCTTTGAATAGCACAGTACATTGCTGAGGAGTGTTACCTTTACCTCCTCTGCAGTAGAAATTTTACTGTGCACATTACTTGGCTCTTTCCACTATCTGGTTGTATAAAGAAGTCAGGgagaaacaaatgaagaaacagattttGAGAACCTTAGGCATCTGTAGGATTTTGTGTCATTGCGTATACTTTACATAAAGAGAACACAAAGGTTAAATCCTTGTGTCATCACTTAGCATTGAATGTAAATATtcctttatggattttttttctttccaatctggCCGTCTACTTTGTCttccttccacaaatatttattgagcaccaattatgtgccagacattctGATACCTGTTCAAAAACATGAGAACAGTTGAGGGTGACTTCTCAGTAACATTGTAGACAGCGTATCAGGTACCTTTTAAGCattcttcagtttttaaattgaTGTGCAATGAACCTAATAGGAATTGggtttaaatttcttaaatacaGAAAAGTGATCTGTGTGTACCTCCTGAGAATGATGgagtcctggctgggcatggtggcacacactgtcATCCCAGCGACTTGGGGGCTCAaggccaggaggattgcttgagccctggaattgaagtccagcctgggtaatatagccaggccttgtctctagaaaaaagaTCTAGTCCTTTAGATTATATGTGGAAATCTTGTGAACCAAATTAATCAGTCTATCTGGATTATCTCCAAAATACAGCCCGCACTCACACACTGACACCTGTCTTCACTGCTGCTGTAATCTGGTGCAAGCCTTGACATCCGATCATCTCACACTTGGTGCTCGGTAACAGCCCCTTATTTAATGCCTCCCTGTCGCTCCTTCTATTCCCCACAGCTCACCCTCACCGGCCAGAATGATAAAACTTAAGTGGGATCACATCCATCTCCTGCTTAATATGCTCCACTGGTTTTCATTGCACTTAAAATACTCTCCAAACCTCCTCCTATGTATGATCTCAGGGTGTTCGTGTGAGATGGTCTTTCCCTGTCTCTGTGTAGCCTCGTTCTGTTATACTTCCCTCCTTTGCTGCTAGGCTTTATCCCATCACTAATATTAGTGTAtcattgtctttctctgtctgctGGTTGTAAGCTTCCAGAAGAGTGCCTGAGACATACATAGTAGGCTTGCCTAGTGGATTTTTACTATTTAAGGGAATACTGTCGTGAATCTTACAATAATCACTCTTAGTGATTCCTTTTTTGGATTCTTATGTTGGATTTGCGTGCATGTAGCAAAAGACATGCCTGGAAATAGGGCACTTGGAGAATTGAGACATTTTAGAGATATGATAGCTGTAGTAATTGTGGTGTCATAAATACAGACTCTGTATTAAGaccctttctgtaaagggccagagagtaagcAGATGTTAAAGGCTTTGTGGGCCACGTGGTTTCCGTCATAGCTCCTCACCTCTGCCACCATAGCAAGAAGTTAAGCATAGATGGTACATAAATGAAGCAACATGGCGTGTTTCAATAACACTTTTATATGTAagcactgaaatttgaatttcacataatcTCCACAATAATACATGAaatgttactttttcttctttttgtcttcctttgcCCCCTACTCatccaaatgtaaaaaaaaaaaaagaagagcacagCCCACACAAAAGTTGGTGGATTGGATGGCCCATAGGCTGTAATTTGCCAGCCTCTGGGATAGAACCGCATTTTCTTCTGAGTGAGAAGTTACAGCTAATTGTTTACTTGAGAGCTTAAGCAATCATTTCAGCAAAGTTGCTGTAACTAAGTTAAATAGCTACTGGCTATTCAGTTAGAACGGTGGTGAGGATGACAGGCTGTGCGGAACCCGAACAGGGTCAGAGCTGCAATGAGAAGCCCTAATTCTGTGAATTTTGCTGAGACCAATTCCTCATCCTGTCATAATTAGGGAACACGACGCCgattcttttataaatttcctaaaattggtctttttttcttttcccgtTTTAGGTACACAACAAAACATTTGAATGATGAGACTACCTCCAAGCAGATTAAATCCATGCTGCAATAACAGTTCCGGAGTGAGCACCTGCTGCAGGCAGAGGACAGTGTTCTGCAATGACCGAGAATGCACAGTTTTTTAGTGATTGCAATTACGATCTCAtttattcttgcttttatttctttcctctgttcctcttccctcttttttaatCATGTTCTTGTTCTTAAGACTTCTTTTCTGTGCCAAAATCAGTAAAGTTACACTCTGAAGGGATATCATCCTTTCACACAGGCCATCTAAGGCAGCTAATTATGCATTGCATTGGGATCTCTACTGAGAAAAATTCTGTGACttgaactaaatatttttaaatgtggattttttttgaaACTAATATTTAATATTGCTTCTCCTGCATGGCGAGACTGCCTATTCTGCtatttaaaaaccctcaatgacTTTATTTTCTACTGCCGCCTTTTTCATGTGCaaccaaaatgaaaatgtttaaattaaccGTGTTGTACAAATGGTACCCaacacaaactttttttaaattagtaatacttttgtttaaagttttaagtttgcattttgactttttttgtaaGGATGTATGTTGTGTGTTTAACCTTTATTAACTAACGTTCAAAACTGTGATG
It includes:
- the CYRIB gene encoding CYFIP-related Rac1 interactor B isoform X3 codes for the protein MTNPAIQNDFSYYRRTLSRMRINNVPAEGENEVNNELANRMSLFYAEATPMLKTLSDATTKFVSENKNLPIENTTDCLSTMASVCRVMLETPEYRSRFTNEETVSFCLRVMVGVIILYDHVHPVGAFAKTSKIDMKGCIKVLKDQPPNSVEGLLNALRYTTKHLNDETTSKQIKSMLQ
- the CYRIB gene encoding CYFIP-related Rac1 interactor B isoform X1, whose protein sequence is MGNLLKVLTCTDLEQGPNFFLDFENAQPTESEKEIYNQVNVVLKDAEGILEDLQSYRGAGHEIREAIQHPADEKLQEKAWGAVVPLVGKLKKFYEFSQRLEAALRGLLGALTSTPYSPTQHLEREQALAKQFAEILHFTLRFDELKMTNPAIQNDFSYYRRTLSRMRINNVPAEGENEVNNELANRMSLFYAEATPMLKTLSDATTKFVSENKNLPIENTTDCLSTMASVCRVMLETPEYRSRFTNEETVSFCLRVMVGVIILYDHVHPVGAFAKTSKIDMKGCIKVLKDQPPNSVEGLLNALRYTTKHLNDETTSKQIKSMLQ
- the CYRIB gene encoding CYFIP-related Rac1 interactor B isoform X2 yields the protein MGNLIKVLTRDIDHNAAHFFLDFENAQPTESEKEIYNQVNVVLKDAEGILEDLQSYRGAGHEIREAIQHPADEKLQEKAWGAVVPLVGKLKKFYEFSQRLEAALRGLLGALTSTPYSPTQHLEREQALAKQFAEILHFTLRFDELKMTNPAIQNDFSYYRRTLSRMRINNVPAEGENEVNNELANRMSLFYAEATPMLKTLSDATTKFVSENKNLPIENTTDCLSTMASVCRVMLETPEYRSRFTNEETVSFCLRVMVGVIILYDHVHPVGAFAKTSKIDMKGCIKVLKDQPPNSVEGLLNALRYTTKHLNDETTSKQIKSMLQ